One window of the Glycocaulis alkaliphilus genome contains the following:
- the aceB gene encoding malate synthase A, whose protein sequence is MTGQAISTPAGVTIKGAMRPGYETILTGEALSLLADIHRRFDARRKALMAARAERQKRLDSGAETLGFRADTAAIRAGEWTVPAAPADLADRRVEITGPVDRKMIINALNCGAKCFMADFEDASTPSWTNMMEGQVNLRDAVHKKIDYTDPDSGKSYALNKDHAVLIVRARGLHLDEAHIEIDGAPMSGGFADFALYLLHNHAQLKKNGTGPYFYLPKLETMEEAQLWSLVIRHCESVLGLPAGTVRVTILIETITATFELDEILYVLRENITALNAGRWDYIFSYIKRQKTNPAAILPDRGQVTMTVPFMAAYAKRLIAVCHRRGAHAMGGMSAFIPVKGDDAANEAAIAKVKADKTREASIGHDGAWVAHPALVPVAMEAFDAVMTGPNQLSKIPDVTEDAAALLTAPEGTITHAGVLGNADVAIRYIASWLQGRGAAPIHNLMEDAATAEISRAQLWQWRTHGAKTAEGRVVDAAYVKEVIAGAAKAIRAEIGDNAWGEGRFGEAEDILTSLALDEAFEEFLTLPAYEKIRE, encoded by the coding sequence ATGACCGGACAAGCCATCTCCACGCCCGCAGGCGTCACCATCAAGGGCGCGATGCGTCCCGGCTACGAGACGATCCTCACGGGCGAAGCGTTGTCCCTGCTGGCAGACATCCACCGGCGGTTCGATGCGCGCCGCAAGGCGCTGATGGCGGCGCGGGCCGAGCGTCAGAAACGGCTGGATTCCGGTGCTGAAACGCTTGGCTTCCGCGCCGATACCGCCGCGATCCGGGCGGGCGAATGGACCGTCCCTGCCGCGCCTGCTGACCTCGCTGACCGCCGTGTGGAGATTACCGGCCCGGTCGACCGCAAGATGATCATCAACGCGCTTAACTGCGGCGCGAAATGCTTCATGGCGGACTTTGAGGACGCTTCCACCCCGTCATGGACCAACATGATGGAGGGGCAGGTCAATTTGCGCGACGCCGTCCACAAGAAGATTGATTACACCGATCCCGATAGCGGCAAATCCTATGCGCTGAACAAGGATCATGCGGTCCTGATCGTGCGGGCGCGGGGGCTGCATCTGGATGAAGCCCATATCGAGATTGATGGCGCGCCCATGAGCGGCGGCTTTGCCGATTTCGCGCTTTACCTCCTGCACAACCATGCCCAGCTGAAAAAGAACGGCACGGGGCCTTACTTTTACCTGCCCAAGCTGGAGACGATGGAGGAAGCCCAGCTCTGGTCGCTCGTCATCCGCCATTGCGAGAGCGTGCTGGGCCTGCCCGCAGGGACCGTGCGCGTCACCATTCTGATCGAGACGATCACGGCGACGTTCGAGCTCGATGAAATCCTTTACGTCCTGCGCGAGAACATCACCGCGCTCAATGCCGGGCGCTGGGACTATATCTTCAGCTATATCAAGCGCCAGAAGACCAATCCGGCAGCCATCCTGCCCGACCGGGGCCAGGTGACGATGACGGTGCCCTTCATGGCCGCCTACGCCAAGCGCCTGATCGCCGTCTGTCACCGGCGCGGCGCGCACGCCATGGGCGGGATGAGCGCCTTCATCCCCGTCAAGGGCGATGATGCGGCCAATGAAGCCGCCATCGCCAAGGTGAAGGCCGACAAGACGCGCGAAGCGAGCATCGGCCATGACGGCGCATGGGTCGCCCACCCGGCTCTGGTGCCCGTGGCGATGGAGGCGTTCGACGCCGTGATGACCGGCCCGAACCAGCTCTCCAAAATCCCGGACGTGACCGAAGATGCCGCCGCGCTGCTGACCGCGCCTGAAGGCACGATCACGCATGCGGGTGTGCTGGGCAATGCCGATGTCGCAATCCGCTATATCGCCTCCTGGCTGCAGGGGCGGGGCGCAGCGCCGATCCATAATCTGATGGAAGATGCGGCAACCGCCGAGATCAGCCGCGCCCAGCTCTGGCAATGGCGCACGCACGGCGCGAAGACGGCGGAAGGACGCGTGGTCGATGCCGCTTACGTGAAAGAAGTGATTGCCGGGGCGGCCAAGGCCATCCGCGCGGAAATCGGCGATAATGCGTGGGGTGAGGGCCGGTTTGGCGAGGCTGAGGACATTCTCACCTCGCTGGCGCTCGACGAGGCGTTCGAGGAATTCCTCACCCTGCCTGCCTATGAGAAGATCAGGGAGTAG